The Cervus elaphus chromosome 22, mCerEla1.1, whole genome shotgun sequence genome has a window encoding:
- the NEUROD4 gene encoding neurogenic differentiation factor 4, with protein sequence MAKAYVKPKEMTELVNTPSWMDKGLAAQNEVKEEERRPAAYGMLGSLTEDHESIEEEEEEEEDGEKPKRRGPKKKKMTKARLERFRARRVKANARERTRMHGLNDALDNLRKVMPCYSKTQKLSKIETLRLARNYIWALSEVLETGQTPEGKGFVEMLCKGLSQPTSNLVAGCLQLGSQSILLEKREEKSVCDSAISVHNFNYQSPGLPSPPYGHMETHLINLKPPVFKSLGESSFGSQPPDCSTPPYEGPLTPPLSISGNFSLKQDGSPDLDKSYTFMPHYPSASLSSGHVHSTPFQAGTPRYDVPIDMSYDSYPHHSIGAQLNTIFTD encoded by the coding sequence ATGGCAAAAGCTTATGTGAAACCCAAGGAGATGACAGAGTTGGTCAACACACCCTCTTGGATGGACAAAGGTCTGGCCGCTCAGAATGAGGTGAAGGAGGAGGAGCGAAGACCGGCTGCTTATGGAATGCTTGGCAGCTTAACTGAAGATCATGAGAGTattgaggaggaagaagaggaggaagaagatgggGAGAAGCCTAAAAGAAGAggtcccaagaaaaagaagatgacAAAAGCTCGCCTTGAGAGATTCAGGGCTCGAAGGGTCAAGGCTAATGCTAGGGAACGGACCCGGATGCACGGCCTGAATGATGCCCTGGACAATCTGAGGAAGGTCATGCCATGCTACTCTAAGACCCAAAAGCTCTCCAAGATAGAGACTCTTAGACTGGCCAGGAATTATATCTGGGCTTTGTCTGAGGTCCTAGAAACTGGACAGACACCTGAAGGGAAGGGCTTTGTGGAGATGCTCTGTAAAGGGCTCTCTCAGCCGACAAGCAACCTGGTGGCTGGCTGCCTCCAGTTGGGTTCTCAGTCCATCCTCCTGGAAAAGCGTGAGGAGAAATCTGTTTGTGACTCTGCCATCTCTGTCCACAACTTCAACTATCAATCTCCCGGGCTCCCCAGCCCTCCTTATGGCCATATGGAAACACATCTTATTAATCTCAAACCCCCAGTATTCAAGAGTTTGGGAGAGTCATCTTTTGGGAGCCAGCCGCCTGACTGCAGCACCCCACCTTATGAGGGCCCACTCACACCACCCCTGAGCATCAGTGGGAACTTCTCCTTGAAGCAAGACGGCTCCCCTGACTTGGATAAATCCTACACTTTCATGCCACACTACCCCTCTGCAAGCCTAAGCTCAGGGCATGTGCATTCAACTCCTTTTCAGGCTGGCACCCCCCGCTATGATGTTCCCATAGATATGTCCTATGATTCTTACCCCCACCATAGCATTGGGGCCCAACTCAATACAATCTTCACTGACTAG